The Halomicronema hongdechloris C2206 genome includes a window with the following:
- a CDS encoding helix-turn-helix transcriptional regulator: MKPGSKYYPLFEYLQRCDQDETTLTFAEIEALIGKSLPASARQRKNWWSNRDSASALQAGAWVKAGYHVVAVDLAQEVVQFHTFQAHYTIQRRDGDIVWRRGAIKALRKHMELTQTQFAKELGVRRQTISEWENGVYDPDRSTAKFLKLIAQQAKFEDPTTPP; this comes from the coding sequence ATGAAACCCGGTAGCAAATACTATCCTCTCTTCGAGTATCTGCAGCGCTGCGACCAGGATGAGACAACGCTGACATTTGCTGAGATTGAAGCGCTGATAGGCAAGTCCCTGCCAGCCTCGGCGCGGCAGCGCAAAAACTGGTGGAGTAACCGCGATAGTGCCAGTGCCCTACAGGCTGGGGCCTGGGTTAAGGCTGGCTATCACGTCGTCGCGGTCGATCTCGCCCAAGAGGTAGTGCAGTTTCATACTTTTCAAGCCCACTACACCATCCAACGCAGAGATGGTGATATCGTCTGGCGACGGGGTGCTATCAAGGCCCTGCGTAAGCACATGGAGTTGACCCAAACCCAGTTTGCCAAGGAGCTGGGCGTACGTCGCCAAACCATCAGCGAATGGGAAAACGGTGTCTATGATCCTGATCGCAGCACGGCCAAGTTCTTGAAGCTGATTGCCCAGCAAGCCAAGTTTGAAGACCCAACGACTCCTCCCTGA
- a CDS encoding LptF/LptG family permease: MATSSPETISQSPSLKRRWFPTIPIMDRYISQELALPFLFGVGAFSSIGVSVGALFDLIRKVTEAGLSIYLALEILLLKLPEFIVLSFPMATLLATMMTYSRLSSDSELVALRACGVSVRRLVAPAIVLSLMITGLTFAFNELITPAANYRAAITLEQALNAERPPFQESDILYQEFQAGGSRHLNRLFYARQFDGERMQGLTILDFSQDGLDQIVSAESASWNVGNNTWDFFNGTIYAVSPDGSFSHIVKFDHQELQLPRTPLDLASRTKADDEMNIAEARRQLEMIRQSGDAREIRVWQVRIQQKYALPFVCLVFGLVGASIGVLPQRTSRATSFGISVVIIFGYYLFAFIANAMGEVGVLSPWMSAWLPVLLGIAVGSLLLARASR, encoded by the coding sequence ATGGCAACAAGTTCGCCCGAGACGATTTCCCAATCTCCCTCCCTGAAACGGCGATGGTTTCCCACCATCCCGATTATGGATCGCTACATCAGCCAAGAGTTGGCCTTACCGTTCTTGTTTGGGGTCGGGGCCTTTTCCTCCATTGGCGTGTCGGTAGGGGCCCTATTCGATCTGATTCGCAAGGTGACTGAAGCCGGGCTGTCGATTTACCTGGCCTTGGAAATCCTACTGCTGAAGCTGCCAGAGTTTATCGTCTTGTCTTTCCCCATGGCGACCCTGTTGGCCACGATGATGACCTACAGCCGTCTGTCCAGCGACAGTGAATTGGTGGCACTGCGGGCCTGCGGAGTAAGCGTGCGGCGGTTGGTAGCGCCGGCCATTGTCCTCAGCTTGATGATTACCGGTCTCACCTTTGCCTTCAATGAACTGATTACACCAGCTGCCAATTATCGAGCCGCCATCACCCTGGAACAGGCCCTCAATGCCGAGCGGCCGCCTTTTCAAGAGAGCGACATTCTTTACCAGGAATTTCAGGCGGGAGGCAGTCGCCATCTCAACCGCCTATTTTATGCCCGCCAGTTTGACGGCGAAAGGATGCAGGGGTTGACAATTCTGGACTTTTCCCAGGATGGTCTAGACCAGATCGTCAGTGCCGAATCGGCTAGCTGGAACGTGGGTAACAACACGTGGGATTTTTTCAATGGCACCATTTATGCAGTGTCGCCAGATGGCTCTTTCAGCCACATTGTGAAATTCGATCATCAAGAGCTGCAACTGCCGCGCACACCTCTGGACTTGGCCAGTCGTACCAAGGCAGATGATGAGATGAATATTGCCGAAGCTCGTCGCCAGTTAGAGATGATTCGCCAGAGTGGGGATGCCCGAGAAATTCGGGTGTGGCAAGTGCGGATTCAGCAGAAGTATGCGCTGCCGTTTGTCTGTTTGGTGTTTGGGTTAGTGGGAGCTTCCATTGGGGTCTTGCCCCAACGCACCAGCCGGGCCACCAGTTTTGGCATCAGTGTAGTGATTATTTTTGGCTATTATCTGTTTGCCTTTATTGCCAATGCCATGGGAGAGGTGGGAGTGCTATCTCCCTGGATGTCAGCATGGTTACCGGTCTTGCTGGGGATTGCCGTGGGATCGCTACTACTGGCCCGGGCTTCCCGATGA
- the lptB gene encoding LPS export ABC transporter ATP-binding protein: protein MKIVLHDVKKTYGKRTVVNRVSLSVAQGEIVGLLGPNGAGKTTTFYMATGLEQPDSGRICLDDIDISDLSMHQRARLGIGYLAQEASIFRHLSIQDNLLLVMQQTKVPIDEHLPRLQSLLKEFRLETVAHTLGIQVSGGERRRTELARALAAGVDGPRFLLLDEPFAGVDPIAVADIQTLVGQLRDRNIGILVTDHNVRETLQIIDRAYIMNDGRILASGSARDLYRNPLVRQHYLGESFKL, encoded by the coding sequence TTGAAGATTGTTCTCCACGACGTCAAAAAGACTTACGGTAAGCGGACGGTTGTCAATCGGGTGAGCCTATCGGTAGCCCAAGGAGAGATCGTTGGCTTACTGGGGCCAAATGGTGCCGGTAAGACCACGACATTTTATATGGCAACGGGGCTGGAACAGCCGGATAGTGGCCGCATCTGCCTGGACGATATCGATATCAGCGATTTATCCATGCATCAGCGGGCCCGCTTAGGGATCGGCTATTTGGCTCAGGAAGCCAGTATTTTCCGCCATCTCAGTATTCAGGATAATTTACTGCTGGTGATGCAGCAGACCAAGGTGCCTATTGACGAGCATCTGCCGCGATTACAGTCCTTACTGAAGGAGTTTCGCTTGGAAACGGTCGCCCACACCCTGGGCATTCAGGTGTCTGGTGGGGAACGACGCCGGACCGAGTTGGCTAGGGCTCTGGCAGCGGGGGTGGATGGACCGCGGTTTCTCTTGCTCGATGAACCCTTTGCTGGGGTGGATCCCATTGCCGTGGCCGATATTCAGACACTGGTGGGGCAACTGCGCGATCGCAACATCGGCATCTTAGTGACCGACCACAATGTGCGTGAAACCCTGCAGATCATCGACCGGGCCTACATTATGAACGATGGTCGCATTCTCGCCTCCGGCAGTGCTCGTGATCTCTATCGCAATCCTCTGGTTCGACAACACTATCTAGGGGAAAGCTTTAAGCTGTAA
- a CDS encoding LptA/OstA family protein, translated as MVTISRWCQYLFMAMLTLPLLSSAMPMARAQSGGNAITLRSDVQEANAITGVITARGNVQIDYPARQIYATSAQARYFSEERRIVLSGDVVVLQEGNRLRAETVTYLIDEGRFVALPQPQEQVESVYILQDNPSQAEGGTQDSRANTAAPPPPSLNLSPIDAGDEAELNPSAP; from the coding sequence ATGGTGACCATATCCCGTTGGTGCCAATATCTATTCATGGCGATGCTGACATTGCCCCTGTTGAGTTCGGCGATGCCGATGGCCCGGGCTCAATCAGGTGGCAATGCCATTACCCTTCGCTCCGATGTGCAAGAGGCCAATGCTATCACTGGCGTGATTACGGCTCGGGGGAATGTGCAAATTGACTATCCTGCCCGTCAGATTTATGCCACCTCTGCCCAAGCCCGTTATTTCAGTGAAGAGCGGCGCATTGTCTTGAGTGGGGATGTGGTCGTGTTGCAGGAAGGCAATCGGCTACGGGCAGAAACGGTGACGTATCTGATCGATGAAGGGCGATTTGTGGCCCTGCCTCAGCCCCAGGAGCAAGTCGAATCGGTCTATATTCTGCAAGACAATCCCTCTCAAGCAGAGGGGGGCACTCAAGACAGCCGCGCCAATACCGCTGCCCCACCACCGCCCTCATTAAATTTAAGCCCCATTGATGCCGGAGATGAGGCCGAGCTAAACCCGTCGGCTCCTTAA
- a CDS encoding DUF309 domain-containing protein — protein sequence MSQFNQGDYYACHDTLEALWMVAEPAERQFYQGILQLAVGLYHLGNRNWQGAATLLGEGRHRLRSYCPSYGGIDVDDLLHRTESWLMALQQLGQANVAVLATASQSQDDISLAGLEAPLPALHIRQVP from the coding sequence GTGAGTCAATTCAATCAAGGGGATTATTATGCCTGCCACGATACCCTTGAGGCGCTATGGATGGTGGCTGAGCCAGCTGAGCGGCAATTCTATCAGGGTATTTTGCAGCTAGCCGTAGGGCTGTATCACTTGGGGAATCGGAACTGGCAGGGAGCCGCCACCCTGCTGGGGGAAGGTCGCCATCGACTCCGCTCCTATTGTCCGAGCTATGGCGGCATCGATGTGGATGATTTGCTGCACCGGACTGAATCCTGGTTAATGGCCTTACAGCAGTTGGGCCAGGCCAATGTTGCTGTACTGGCTACAGCCAGTCAATCGCAGGACGATATCTCACTGGCTGGCTTAGAGGCTCCCTTACCGGCCCTACACATCCGTCAAGTCCCTTAA
- the glmM gene encoding phosphoglucosamine mutase, which translates to MVRLSAQSAKSPAVASGAETSGEPSTGLADSYPNPFVRPLIGLPQSPLFGTDGIRGQVGELLTAPLALHIGYWAGQILCRRQAAAGPVLVGQDSRHSSHMLASALAAGLTAAGMEVWHLGLCPTATIAYLTGAVQAAGGIMISASHNPPEDNGIKFFGPDGTKLAATVQAEIEQALRSGQMSAGHVQAAPLRWGQCYYRPELIEQYVDFLREPLRSTVDLQGLRIVLDMAWGAASGLAEQVFQSTGAEVIGLHGLPDGDRINVQCGSTHLAPLQAAVRAHGADLGFAFDGDADRVLAVDAEGRVVDGDYILYFWGQHLQCLGQLPANTIVSTVMANLGFERAWAELGGTLIRTQVGDQHVHAEMVNRGAKLGGEQSGHILCHHYSMTGDGILTALHLAALVQALDGCLAALVDASFHPYPQRLRNVRVTDRQHRLHWHDCDPVQQSIAAATAAMGDYGRVLVRPSGTEPVIRVMVEAIDEDWVSYWSDHIAEVVHGHLA; encoded by the coding sequence ATGGTTCGTCTATCTGCTCAATCGGCAAAGTCCCCTGCCGTAGCATCCGGTGCTGAGACATCGGGGGAGCCATCGACAGGGCTAGCCGACAGTTATCCCAATCCCTTTGTCCGGCCTTTGATCGGGCTGCCCCAATCCCCCCTATTCGGCACAGACGGCATTCGGGGGCAGGTGGGGGAGTTACTGACGGCACCATTAGCGCTACACATTGGTTATTGGGCCGGACAGATCCTCTGTCGACGTCAGGCTGCTGCTGGTCCGGTGCTGGTGGGGCAAGATTCCCGGCACTCCAGCCATATGCTGGCGTCTGCCCTCGCGGCTGGCCTGACCGCAGCCGGTATGGAAGTCTGGCACCTGGGACTCTGTCCTACGGCTACCATTGCCTATCTCACTGGTGCCGTGCAGGCGGCTGGTGGCATCATGATCTCTGCCAGCCATAATCCTCCGGAAGACAACGGCATCAAGTTTTTTGGCCCCGACGGTACTAAATTGGCGGCAACAGTACAAGCCGAGATTGAACAGGCCCTGAGATCTGGTCAGATGTCGGCTGGTCATGTGCAGGCGGCCCCACTTCGGTGGGGGCAATGCTATTACCGCCCAGAGTTGATCGAGCAGTATGTTGACTTCCTGCGGGAGCCGCTGCGTTCTACCGTTGATCTGCAGGGGCTTCGCATTGTCCTCGATATGGCCTGGGGGGCAGCTAGCGGTTTGGCAGAACAGGTGTTTCAAAGCACCGGGGCCGAGGTGATTGGCCTGCATGGCTTACCCGATGGCGATCGCATCAACGTGCAGTGTGGCTCGACCCATTTGGCGCCTCTGCAAGCCGCTGTGCGAGCCCATGGGGCTGATTTGGGGTTTGCCTTCGACGGCGATGCCGATCGGGTTTTGGCCGTAGATGCCGAGGGGAGAGTCGTCGATGGCGATTACATCCTCTACTTCTGGGGACAACATCTGCAGTGCCTGGGACAGCTGCCGGCAAACACCATCGTATCGACGGTGATGGCTAACCTCGGGTTTGAGCGAGCCTGGGCGGAGTTAGGGGGGACCTTGATTCGCACCCAGGTAGGCGACCAACATGTCCATGCGGAAATGGTCAATCGGGGAGCTAAGTTGGGCGGGGAACAGTCGGGGCATATTCTCTGCCATCACTACAGTATGACCGGGGATGGCATTCTCACTGCCCTGCACCTAGCGGCTTTAGTACAGGCTTTAGATGGCTGCCTGGCGGCCCTAGTCGATGCCAGCTTTCACCCCTATCCCCAGCGTTTAAGGAATGTGCGGGTCACAGATCGGCAACACCGGCTGCATTGGCATGACTGTGATCCTGTCCAGCAAAGCATCGCTGCGGCCACGGCCGCCATGGGCGACTATGGCCGGGTGCTGGTGCGGCCATCGGGTACTGAGCCGGTGATTCGAGTCATGGTGGAGGCCATTGATGAGGATTGGGTGAGCTACTGGAGTGACCACATCGCTGAGGTTGTGCATGGCCATTTGGCCTAG